Proteins encoded in a region of the Trypanosoma brucei gambiense DAL972 chromosome 4, complete sequence genome:
- a CDS encoding receptor-type adenylate cyclase GRESAG 4,putative: MVTFMRELYVRDGAFTYVVFSLLLQVLTASSLANDKIQVKVYNMLYSNKISAKIYDPITAGFNASITNGNPPSGANVEVVYVPTMDDSKYADYLGKHMTTNDGKELPVILGPVGDKNTLGLLKYFKEKNVTSFSPFTGSSKVRSWNRNLYFLTASPAAEMLALLRYAITQLRLHRLGFMYLKDVSYGDDEYKLAVELTTRMDRKLCGVFALKSQIGKESDDSSFSAEWDKFANTRPQGVIVFGSPIPDTKKFLIKSLEDERTKGGYLLIPSTLQYVIENKWAKELGRDRFVPDKIIITGTNPLAKDDGYDAIKRSKDDMAKYLKLNRNNFSKDNWNVNLNVDERNFTEQDTEGELMVSGWIAGEVLKQALSCREWLTSRDAFITSLYNQRRYVIDDIVVGDFGGECRGMAGERGASCLCNQGGNVVYMKKMGKDLRLYPMKEGVLALTSSRCYRDLSQLYAPLSGIMFKLTDDPKALRTAEAIYDGAFYVVGKGRLGHSDRFFLHWLSSKSHDTSTALYDEVEKRVVTAVFGVVDDSLLSTKGMAFIDPITLTPQLSNPRRNVIHLSPTLEQQLFVIVEHIIQNGAGKMHAIVRSGDTKDIGEMLNKTLDYFFASLSPFVASGEGSTLRDKLPTAGEVLVAGLISDDIPIILSHLGKHHNVRIFVPFFDVALLYDELVSAFRDKPFADRLLFATNLPHWGDKNTKSDLVREFHRVVRDESKWKPLSLLGYVTARAMINVLQRMGHVTPEELVDAIFSQSVITVDDMRYGPFDDKCTNGASFEEKHCAVNYGATHISVWSMSRVLNPSVSPVVTHVTPSMKYGDTEGFRLKRGHIAAIAVSCVVVLALFVTVLVLISASRRNARDNNNAPKEPTDPVTLIFTDIESSTAQWAAHPEQMPDLVATHHRLIRSLITRYECYEVKTVGDSFMIACKSPFAAAQLACDLQRDFLNHDWKTTELDESYREFERKRAEDDSDYTPPTASLDPEVYRQLWNGLRVRVGIHTGLCDIRHDEVTKGYDYYGRTSNMAARTESVGNGGQVLMTRSTYLSLSGEEREQLNVTPLGDVPLRGVPKPVEMYQLNAVPGRTFAALRLDREAEEEEGNVTGSITSGSGSPERGLTATAQQVAGCIDALLGTFPATQRQKMLATFCERWRVKKPPGMDAWNEASCRCVTRRIAAKVGCVMDFGTRNTSGSGGSFERGGSLFSPGGAAAIMLASSSSSFCGEGDCSGVQLIEQENVSAAS, translated from the exons ATGGTTACCTTCATGCGTGAATTGTATGTTAGAGATGGTGCATTCACTTACGTAGTGTTTTCTCTGTTACTACAGGTGCTGACTGCATCATCACTTGCAAATGATAAAATACAGGTGAAGGTATACAACATGTTATACAGTAACAAGATTTCAGCAAAGATATATGATCCTATTACTGCAGGCTTCAACGCATCCATTACCAACGGAAACCCGCCGTCAGGTGCTAATGTGGAAGTGGTATATGTTCCAACCATGGATGATTCTAAATATGCTGACTATCTCGGGAAACACATGACAACCAATGATGGTAAGGAACTCCCTGTTATACTGGGACCTGTGGGTGATAAAAACACTCTAGGTCTCTTGAAAtatttcaaagaaaagaatgtgaCTAGTTTCTCACCCTTCACAGGATCCAGTAAGGTACGCAGTTGGAATCGTAATCTGTACTTCCTGACAGCATCACCCGCTGCTGAGATGCTTGCTCTTCTCCGTTATGCTATCACTCAGTTACGGTTACATCGGCTGGGTTTCATGTACTTGAAAGATGTTTcttatggtgatgatgaatatAAGCTTGCTGTGGAATTGACAACACGGATGGATCGCAAACTGTGCggtgtttttgcattgaAGAGTCAAATTGGTAAGGAATCGGATGACAGTAGCTTCAGTGCAGAGTGGGATAAGTTTGCAAATACTCGACCTCAGGGTGTGATTGTATTTGGCTCTCCAATCCCTGATACGAAGAAATTCCTAATTAAATCATTAGAAGATGAAAGGACAAAAGGTGGATATTTGCTCATACCCTCTACACTCCAATATGTCATTGAGAATAAGTGGGCAAAGGAATTGGGTAGAGACAGGTTTGTGCCTGataagataataataactgggACTAATCCACTTGCGAAGGATGATGGCTATGATGCAATCAAACGATCCAAGGATGATATGGCAAAGTACCTGAAACTTAACAGAAATAATTTTTCGAAAGATAATTGGAATGTTAACTTAAATGTTGACGAAAGAAACTTCACCGAGCAAGACACTGAAGGTGAGCTGATGGTGAGTGGATGGATTGCTGGAGAGGTATTGAAACAAGCACTGAGTTGTCGCGAATGGCTAACTAGCAGGGATGCATTTATTACATCACTTTACAATCAACGTCGTTATGTAATTGatgatattgttgttggtgactttggtggtgagtgccgtGGTATGGCGGGTGAGCGGGGTGCATCATGTTTATGTAATCAGGGTGGGAATGTGGTGTACATGAAGAAGATGGGAAAGGATCTCCGTCTGTACCCTATGAAGGAAGGTGTATTAGCTCTTACTTCATCTCGCTGTTATCGAGACCTGTCACAGCTGTACGCCCCATTGAGTGGCATCATGTTTAAACTAACTGATGACCCAAAGGCACTGCGTACTGCAGAGGCAATATACGATGGTGCcttttatgttgttggaaagggtcGACTTGGTCACTCTGATAGATTCTTTTTGCACTGGCTATCCTCGAAATCTCATGATACTTCTACAGCTCTGtatgatgaagtggagaagcgagttgtaactgctgtgtttggtgttgtggatgattCGTTACTGTCCACGAAGGGTATGGCATTCATCGATCCCATAACACTCACACCACAACTGAGTAACCCCAGAAGGAATGTGATCCACCTGTCACCAACACTTGAGCAACAACTATTCGTGATAGTTGAGCATATCATACAAAATGGTGCTGGAAAGATGCATGCCATTGTGCGTAGTGGTGATACGAAAGATATTGGAGAGATGCTGAACAAAACACTTGACTATTTTTTTGCGTCATTAAGCCCCTTTGTTGCGAGTGGTGAAGGTTCTACTTTGAGAGACAAGCTACCGACTGCAGGTGAGGTATTAGTTGCAGGTCTCATCTCAGATGATATCCCCATAATCCTCTCTCACCTTGGCAAACACCATAATGTGCGTATCTTCGTCCCGTTCTTTGATGTTGCGTTACTCTATGATGAACTTGTGAGTGCCTTCCGTGACAAGCCATTTGCTGACCGTCTGCTATTCGCAACGAATCTGCCACATTGGGGAGATAAGAACACAAAATCTGATTTGGTACGTGAGTTCCACAGAGTTGTACGAGATGAGTCGAAGTGGAAGCCATTGTCATTACTTGGATATGTCACCGCACGTGCAATGATAAATGTCCTGCAACGTATGGGACATGTAACGCCGGAGGAGCTTGTAGACGCCATCTTCAGCCAATCTGTCATTACAGTTGATGATATGCGATATGGTCCTTTTGATGACAAGTGTACTAACGGAGCTTCATTTGAAGAGAAACACTGTGCTGTGAACTATGGTGCGACGCATATTTCTGTATGGTCGATGTCACGTGTCCTGAATCCTTCCGTGTCTCCTGTGGTGACTCACGTCACACCCTCGATGAAATACGGTGACACAGAAGGGTTTCGACTTAAGAGAGGACACATTGCTGCTATTGCAGTCAGCTGCGTTGTTGTATTGGCACTGTTTGTTACGGTTCTGGTACTTATATCGGCATCACGCCGGAACGCccgtgacaataataatgctcCCAAGGAACCAACAGACCCCGTAACATTAATATTCACTGACATCGAGAGCAGTACAGCGCAGTGggcagcacaccctgagcAAATGCCTGACCTTGTGGCAACACATCACCGTTTGATCCGCTCCCTCATCACACGGTATGAGTGCTACGAAGTGAAAACTGTTGGAGACTCTTTTATGATTGCGTGTAAAAGTCCCTTCGCTGCTGCACAACTCGCATGTGACTTGCAACGTGATTTTCTAAACCATGACTGGAAGACCACTGAGCTTGATGAGTCTTACCGTGAATTCGAACGAAAGCGTGCGGAAGATGACAGTGATTACACC CCACCAACTGCGAGCCTGGACCCTGAGGTTTATCGGCAACTGTGGAATGggttgcgtgtacgtgtgggGATTCATACTGGATTGTGTGATATTCGTCATGATGAAGTAACGAAAGGTTACGACTATTATGGACGCACATCCAACATGGCAGCACGCACGGAGAGTGTTGGTAAcggtggtcaggtgctgatgacgcGCTCAACATACCTGTCACTGAGTGGTGAAGAGCGTGAGCAACTTAATGTAACGCCTTTGGGTGATGTGCCGCTACGTGGTGTGCCGAAGcctgtggaaatgtaccagttgAATGCTGTACCTGGCCGTACCTTTGCTGCTCTGCGCCTTGACCGTgaagctgaggaggaagaaggtaATGTAACTGGTAGTATCACCAGTGGGTCGGGATCTCCTGAACGTGGTTTAACTGCCACTGCCCAACAAGTTGCTGGTTGCATTGATGCTCTGCTTGGCACATTCCCTGCTACCCAGCGACAGAAGATGCTTGCAACTttttgtgagcgttggcgtGTTAAGAAACCCCCAGGTATGGATGCTTGGAATGAAGCCAGTTGCCGCTGTGTCACTCGTCGGATTGCTGCGAAGGTGGGTTGTGTTATGGATTTTGGAACGAGAAATACCTCTGGTAGCGGTGGATCTTTTGAAAGGGGCGGAAGTCTCTTCTCACCTGGAGGAGCAGCTGCTATAATGCTTGCTTCATCCTCAAGTTCCTTCTGCGGTGAAGGTGATTGTAGCGGCGTACAATTGATTGAACAGGAAAATGTTAGCGCTGCCAGCTAA
- a CDS encoding receptor-type adenylate cyclase GRESAG 4,putative, protein MVTFMRELYVRDGAFTYVVFSLLLQVLTASSLANDKIQVKVYNMLYSNKISAKIYDPITAGFNVSITNGNPPSGANVEVVYVPPMDDSKYADFLNNETSFGENNKISIILGPVGDQNTLGLLKYFKEKNVISFSPFTGSSKVRSWNRNLYFLTASPAAEMLALLRYAITQLRLHRLGFMYLKDVSYGDDEYKLAVELTTRMDRKLCGVFALKSQIEKESDDSSFSAEWNKFANTRPQGVIVFGSPIPDTKKFLIKSLEDERTKGGYLLIPSTLQYVIENKWEKELGRDRFVPDKIIITGTNPLAKDDGYDAIKRFKDDMAKYLKEKKDNLSGTGQWNVNLNVDESNFTEQDTEGELMVSGWIAGEVLKQALSCREWLTSRDAFITSLYNQRRYVIDDIVVGDFGGECRGMAGERGASCLCNQGGNVVYMKKMEEDLRLHPMKEGVLALTSSRCYRDLSQLYAPLSGIMFKLTDDPKALRTAEAIYDGAFYVVGKGQLGHSDRFFLHWLSSKSHDTSTALYDEVKERVVTAVFGVVDDSLLSTKGMAFIDPITLTPQLSNPRRNVIHLSPTLEQQLFVIVEHIIQNGAGKMHAIVRSGDTKDIGEMLNKTLDFFESSLSSFVASGEGSTLRDKLPTAGEVLVAGLISDDIPIILSHLGKHHNVRIFVPFFDVALLYDELVSAFRNKPFADRLLFATNLPHWGDKNTKSDLVREFHRVVRDESKWKPLSLLGYVTARAMINVLQRMGHVTPEELVDAIFSQSVITVDDMRYGPFDDKCTNGASFEEKHCAVNYGATHISVWSMSRVLNPSVSPVVTHVTPLMMDGYAKWFRLKRGHIAAIAVSCVVVLALFVTVLVLVIRSSRRNARDNNNAPKEPTDPVTLIFTDIESSTAQWAAHPEQMPDLVATHHRLIRSLITRYECYEVKTVGDSFMIACKSPFAAAQLACDLQRDFLNHDWKTTELDESYREFERQRAEDDSDYTPPTASLDPEVYRQLWNGLRVRVGIHTGLCDIRHDEVTKGYDYYGRTSNMAARTESVGNGGQVLMTRSTYLSLSGEEREQINVTPLGDVPLRGVPKPVEMYQLNAVPGRTFAALRLDRDVEDEENEESEGIFTDVSDICSSTHELCGSSLHVAQSLETVLGTLPATQRQRMLTSICERWRVPPPKSVKNRWDKATFRLAVHHIAVRAGPIMNVVIRNSTGTALSTERSSFALSHSICDVSQLGRQHPLPSVRFRTPMEVKEYLCMSPTDKFDFSIYSCSTIDINMFNGTLEKFDSREPLFGTSLGDNGKNS, encoded by the coding sequence ATGGTTACCTTCATGCGTGAATTGTATGTTAGAGATGGTGCATTCACTTACGTAGTGTTTTCTCTGTTACTACAGGTGCTGACTGCATCATCACTTGCAAATGATAAAATACAGGTGAAGGTATACAACATGTTATACAGTAACAAGATTTCAGCAAAGATATATGATCCTATTACTGCAGGCTTCAACGTATCCATTACCAACGGAAACCCGCCGTCAGGTGCTAATGTGGAAGTGGTATATGTTCCACCCATGGATGATTCTAAATATGCTGACTTTCTGAATAACGAAACATCATTTGgcgaaaacaataaaatatctATTATACTGGGACCTGTGGGTGACCAAAATACTCTAGGTCTCTTGAAAtatttcaaagaaaagaatgtgaTTAGTTTCTCACCCTTCACAGGATCCAGTAAGGTACGCAGTTGGAATCGTAATCTGTACTTCCTGACAGCATCACCCGCTGCTGAGATGCTTGCTCTTCTCCGTTATGCTATCACTCAGTTACGGTTACATCGGCTGGGTTTCATGTACTTGAAAGATGTTTcttatggtgatgatgaatatAAGCTTGCTGTGGAATTGACAACACGGATGGATCGCAAACTGTGCggtgtttttgcattgaAGAGTCAAATTGAAAAGGAATCGGATGACAGTAGCTTCAGTGCGGAGTGGAATAAGTTTGCAAATACTCGACCTCAGGGTGTGATTGTATTTGGCTCTCCAATCCCTGATACGAAGAAATTCCTAATTAAATCATTAGAAGATGAAAGGACAAAAGGTGGATATTTGCTCATACCCTCTACACTCCAATATGTCATTGAGAATAAGTGGGAAAAGGAATTGGGTAGAGACAGGTTTGTGCCTGataagataataataactgggACTAATCCACTTGCGAAGGATGATGGCTATGATGCAATCAAACGATTCAAGGATGATATGGCAAAGtacctgaaggaaaagaaagataatcTGAGTGGCACTGGACAATGGAATGTTAACCTAAATGTTGACGAAAGCAACTTCACCGAGCAAGACACTGAAGGTGAGCTGATGGTGAGTGGATGGATTGCTGGAGAGGTATTGAAACAAGCACTGAGTTGTCGCGAATGGCTAACTAGCAGGGATGCATTTATTACATCACTTTACAATCAACGTCGTTATGTAATTGatgatattgttgttggtgactttggtggtgagtgccgtGGTATGGCGGGTGAGCGGGGTGCATCATGTTTATGTAATCAGGGTGGGAATGTGGTGTACATGAAGAAGATGGAAGAGGATCTCCGTCTACATCCTATGAAGGAAGGTGTATTAGCTCTTACTTCATCTCGCTGCTATCGAGACCTGTCACAGCTGTACGCCCCATTGAGTGGCATCATGTTTAAACTAACTGATGACCCAAAGGCACTGCGTACTGCAGAGGCAATATACGATGGTGCcttttatgttgttggaaagggtcAACTTGGTCACTCTGATAGATTCTTTTTACACTGGCTATCCTCGAAATCTCATGATACTTCTACAGCTCTGTATGATGAAGTGAAGGAGCGAGTTGTAActgctgtgtttggtgttgtggatgattCGTTACTGTCGACGAAGGGTATGGCATTCATCGATCCCATAACACTCACACCACAACTGAGTAACCCCAGAAGGAATGTGATCCACCTGTCACCAACACTTGAGCAACAACTATTCGTGATAGTTGAGCATATCATACAAAATGGTGCTGGAAAGATGCATGCCATTGTGCGTAGTGGTGATACGAAAGATATTGGAGAGATGCTGAACAAAACACTTGACTTCTTTGAATCGTCATTAAGCTCCTTTGTTGCGAGTGGTGAAGGTTCTACTTTGAGAGACAAGCTACCGACTGCAGGTGAGGTATTAGTTGCAGGTCTCATCTCAGATGATATCCCCATAATCCTCTCTCACCTTGGCAAACACCATAATGTGCGTATCTTCGTCCCGTTCTTTGATGTTGCGTTACTCTATGATGAACTTGTGAGTGCCTTCCGTAACAAGCCATTTGCTGACCGTCTGCTATTCGCAACGAATCTGCCACATTGGGGAGATAAGAACACAAAATCTGATTTGGTACGTGAGTTCCACAGAGTTGTACGAGATGAGTCGAAGTGGAAGCCATTGTCATTACTTGGATATGTCACCGCACGTGCAATGATAAATGTCCTGCAACGTATGGGACATGTAACGCCGGAGGAGCTTGTAGACGCCATCTTCAGCCAATCTGTCATTACAGTTGATGATATGCGATATGGTCCTTTTGATGACAAGTGTACTAACGGAGCTTCATTTGAAGAGAAACACTGTGCTGTGAACTATGGTGCGACGCATATTTCTGTATGGTCGATGTCACGTGTTCTGAATCCTTCCGTGTCTCCTGTGGTGACTCACGTCACACCATTGATGATGGATGGTTACGCTAAATGGTTTCGACTTAAGAGAGGACACATTGCTGCTATTGCAGTCAGCTGCGTTGTTGTATTGGCACTGTTTGTTACGGTTCTGGTACTTGTCATAAGATCATCACGCCGGAACGCccgtgacaataataatgctcCCAAGGAACCAACAGACCCCGTAACATTAATATTCACTGATATCGAGAGCAGTACAGCGCAGTGggcagcacaccctgagcAAATGCCTGACCTTGTGGCAACACATCACCGTTTGATCCGCTCCCTCATCACACGGTATGAGTGCTACGAAGTGAAAACTGTTGGAGACTCTTTTATGATTGCGTGTAAAAGTCCCTTCGCTGCTGCACAACTCGCATGTGACTTGCAACGTGATTTTCTAAACCATGACTGGAAGACCACTGAGCTTGATGAGTCTTACCGTGAATTCGAACGACAGCGTGCGGAAGATGACAGTGATTACACACCACCAACTGCGAGCCTGGACCCTGAGGTTTATCGGCAACTGTGGAATGggttgcgtgtacgtgtgggGATTCATACTGGATTGTGTGATATTCGTCATGATGAAGTAACGAAAGGTTACGACTATTATGGACGCACATCCAACATGGCAGCACGCACGGAGAGTGTTGGTAAcggtggtcaggtgctgatgacgcGCTCAACATACCTGTCACTGAGTGGTGAAGAGCGTGAGCAAATTAATGTAACGCCTTTGGGTGATGTGCCGCTACGTGGTGTGCCGAAGcctgtggaaatgtaccagttgAATGCTGTACCTGGCCGTACCTTTGCTGCTCTGCGCCTTGACCGTGACGttgaggatgaggaaaatgaagaaagtgaaggaataTTTACTGATGTAAGCGATATCTGCTCTTCTACACATGAGTTATGTGGTTCCTCGTTGCATGTTGCACAGTCCCTTGAGACTGTACTTGGCACACTCCCTGCTACCCAGCGACAGAGGATGCTCACATCTATTTGTGAACGCTGGCGTGTCCCTCCACCTAAAAGTGTGAAGAATAGGTGGGATAAGGCAACATTCCGGCTCGCTGTGCATCACATTGCAGTAAGAGCTGGACCAATTATGAATGTCGTTATACGTAATAGCACAGGTACAGCTTTATCAACGGAAAGAAGTTCATTTGCTTTATCTCATAGCATTTGCGATGTTAGCCAGTTAGGACGGCAGCATCCACTACCTTCCGTTCGCTTTCGCACGCCGATGGAAGTAAAAGAATACCTATGTATGTCACCGACTGACAAATTCGACTTTTCGATATACTCTTGTAGTACAATAGATATTAATATGTTTAACGGCACCTTGGAGAAATTTGATTCACGTGAACCATTATTTGGCACATCTCTCGGGGacaatggaaaaaatagTTGA
- a CDS encoding receptor-type adenylate cyclase GRESAG, putative,(fragment), translated as FAAAPFACDLQRDFLNHDWKTTELDESYREFERKRAEDDSDYTPPTASLDPEVYRQLWNGLRVRVGIHTGLCDIRHDEVTKGYDYYGRTSNMAARTESVGNGGQVLMTLAAYHALSTLEREQINVTPLGDVPLRGVPKPVEMYQLNAVPGRTFAALRLDREAEEEGKESEGIFTDVSDICSSTHELCGSSLHVAQSLDTVFSTLPATQRQRMLTSICERWRVPPPKSVKNRWDKATFRLVIRHIAVRAGPVMSVNIRNAAAAAVCAERKPCPPSHSICDVSQLGRQHPLPSVRIEAPMEVTEYLCMSPTDKFDVSIYSCSTIDINMFNGTLEKFDSREPLFGTSLGDNGKNS; from the coding sequence TTCGCTGCTGCACCATTCGCATGTGACTTGCAACGTGATTTTCTAAACCATGACTGGAAGACCACTGAGCTTGATGAGTCTTACCGTGAATTCGAACGAAAGCGTGCGGAAGATGACAGTGATTACACACCACCAACTGCGAGCCTGGACCCTGAGGTTTATCGGCAACTGTGGAATGggttgcgtgtacgtgtgggGATTCATACTGGATTGTGTGATATTCGTCATGATGAAGTAACGAAAGGTTACGACTATTATGGACGCACATCCAACATGGCAGCACGCACGGAGAGTGTTGGTAAcggtggtcaggtgctgatgacCCTTGCGGCGTATCATGCACTAAGTACTTTGGAACGTGAGCAAATTAATGTAACGCCTTTGGGTGATGTGCCGCTACGTGGTGTGCCGAAGcctgtggaaatgtaccagttgAATGCTGTACCTGGCCGTACCTTTGCTGCTCTGCGCCTTGACCGTgaagctgaggaggaaggcaaagaaagtgaaggaataTTTACTGATGTAAGCGATATTTGCTCTTCTACACATGAGTTATGTGGTTCCTCGTTGCATGTTGCACAGTCCCTTGACACTGTTTTTAGTACTCTCCCTGCTACCCAGCGACAGAGGATGCTCACATCTATTTGTGAACGCTGGCGTGTCCCTCCACCTAAAAGTGTGAAGAATAGGTGGGATAAAGCAACATTCCGGCTCGTTATACGTCATATTGCAGTAAGAGCTGGACCAGTAATGAGTGTCAATATACGCAATGCCGCAGCTGCAGCAGTATGCGCGGAAAGAAAGCCGTGTCCTCCATCTCATAGCATTTGCGATGTTAGCCAGTTAGGACGGCAGCATCCACTACCTTCCGTTCGAATTGAAGCACCGATGGAAGTAACAGAATACCTATGTATGTCACCGACTGACAAATTCGACGTTTCGATATACTCTTGTAGTACAATAGATATTAATATGTTTAACGGCACCTTGGAGAAATTTGATTCACGTGAACCATTATTTGGCACATCTCTCGGGGacaatggaaaaaatagTTGA
- a CDS encoding receptor-type adenylate cyclase GRESAG, putative,(fragment), with amino-acid sequence MVTFMRELYVRDGAFTYVVFSLLLQVLTASSLANDKIQVKVYNMLYSNKISAKIYDPIIAGFNASITNGNPPSGANVEVVYVPPKNDSDYVGHLNSETSFSNDNNGEELPVILGPVGDKNTLGLLKYFKEKNVISFSPFTGSSKVRSWNPNLYFLTASPAAEMLALLRYAITQLRLHRLGFMYLKDVSYGDDEYKLAVELTTRMDRKLCGVFALKSQIGKESDDSSFSAEWNKFANTRPQGVIVFGSPIPDTKKFLMKSLEDERTKGGYLLIPSTLQYVIKNKWEKELGRDRFVPDKIIITGTNPLAKDDGYDAIKRFKDDMAKYLKEKKDILSGTGQWNVNLNVDESNFTEQDTEGELMVSGWIAGEVLKQALSCREWLTSRDAFITSLYNQRRYVIDDIVVGDFGGECRGMAGERGASCLCNQGGNVVYMKKMGKDLRLYPMKEGVLALTSSRCYRDLSQLYAPLSGIMFKLTDDPKALRTAEAIYDGAFYVVGKGRLGHSDRFFLHWLSSKSHDTSTALYDEVEKRVVTAVFGVVDDSLLSTKGMAFIDPITLTPQLSNPRRNVIHLSPTLEQQLFVIVEHIIQNGAGKMHAIVRSGDTRGVRKVLPKTLDFFESTL; translated from the coding sequence ATGGTTACCTTCATGCGTGAATTGTATGTTAGAGATGGTGCATTCACTTACGTAGTGTTTTCTCTGTTACTACAGGTGCTGACTGCATCATCACTTGCAAATGATAAAATACAGGTGAAGGTATACAACATGTTATACAGTAACAAGATTTCAGCAAAGATATATGATCCTATTATTGCAGGCTTCAACGCATCCATTACCAACGGGAACCCGCCGTCAGGTGCTAATGTGGAAGTGGTATATGTTCCACCGAAGAATGATTCAGATTATGTTGGTCATTTAAATAGCGAAACGTCCTTTAGCAACGACAATAATGGTGAGGAACTCCCTGTTATACTGGGACCTGTGGGTGATAAAAACACTCTAGGTCTCTTGAAAtatttcaaagaaaagaatgtgaTTAGTTTCTCACCCTTCACAGGATCCAGTAAGGTACGCAGTTGGAATCCTAATCTGTACTTCCTGACAGCATCACCCGCTGCTGAGATGCTTGCTCTTCTCCGTTATGCTATCACTCAGTTACGGTTACATCGGCTGGGTTTCATGTACTTGAAAGATGTTTcttatggtgatgatgaatatAAGCTTGCTGTGGAATTGACAACACGGATGGATCGCAAACTGTGCggtgtttttgcattgaAGAGTCAAATTGGTAAGGAATCGGATGACAGTAGCTTCAGTGCAGAGTGGAATAAGTTTGCAAATACTCGACCTCAGGGTGTGATTGTATTTGGCTCTCCAATCCCTGATACGAAGAAATTCCTAATGAAATCATTAGAAGATGAAAGGACAAAAGGTGGATATTTGCTCATACCCTCTACACTCCAATATGTCATCAAGAACAAGTGGGAAAAGGAATTGGGTAGAGACAGGTTTGTGCCTGataagataataataactgggACTAATCCACTTGCGAAGGATGATGGCTATGATGCAATCAAACGATTCAAGGATGATATGGCAAAGtacctgaaggaaaagaaagatattcTGAGTGGCACTGGACAATGGAATGTTAACCTAAATGTTGACGAAAGCAACTTCACCGAGCAAGACACTGAAGGTGAGCTGATGGTGAGTGGATGGATTGCTGGAGAGGTATTGAAACAAGCACTGAGTTGTCGCGAATGGCTAACTAGCAGGGATGCATTTATTACATCACTTTACAATCAACGTCGTTATGTAATTGatgatattgttgttggtgactttggtggtgagtgccgtGGTATGGCGGGTGAGCGGGGTGCATCATGTTTATGTAATCAGGGTGGGAATGTGGTGTACATGAAGAAGATGGGAAAGGATCTCCGTCTGTACCCTATGAAGGAAGGTGTATTAGCTCTTACTTCATCTCGCTGCTATCGAGACCTGTCACAGCTGTACGCCCCATTGAGTGGCATCATGTTTAAACTAACTGATGACCCAAAGGCACTGCGTACTGCAGAGGCAATATACGATGGTGCcttttatgttgttggaaagggtcGACTTGGTCACTCTGATAGATTCTTTTTGCACTGGCTATCCTCGAAATCTCATGACACTTCTACAGCTCTGtatgatgaagtggagaagcgagttgtaactgctgtgtttggtgttgtggatgattCGTTACTGTCCACGAAGGGTATGGCATTCATCGATCCTATAACACTCACACCACAACTGAGTAACCCCAGAAGGAATGTGATCCACCTGTCACCAACACTTGAGCAACAACTATTCGTGATAGTTGAGCATATCATACAAAACGGTGCTGGAAAGATGCATGCCATTGTGCGTAGTGGTGATACGAGAGGagttaggaaagtgttgccAAAAACACTTGACTTCTTTGAATCGACATTA